From Nycticebus coucang isolate mNycCou1 chromosome 6, mNycCou1.pri, whole genome shotgun sequence, the proteins below share one genomic window:
- the LOC128587156 gene encoding phosphatidylinositol N-acetylglucosaminyltransferase subunit Y, whose protein sequence is MFLSLPTLTVLIPLVSLAGLFYSASVEENFPHGCTSTASLCFYSLLLPITIPVYVFFHLWTWMGIKLFRHN, encoded by the coding sequence ATGTTTCTGTCTCTTCCTACGTTGACTGTTCTTATTCCACTGGTCTCTTTAGCAGGACTGTTCTACTCAGCCTCTGTGGAAGAAAACTTCCCCCATGGCTGCACTAGCACAGCCAGTCTTTGCTTTTACAGTCTGCTCCTGCCGATCACCATACCAGTGTATGTGTTCTTCCATCTTTGGACTTGGATGGGTATTAAACTCTTCCGGCATAATTAA